In Luteibaculum oceani, one DNA window encodes the following:
- a CDS encoding PKD domain-containing protein — MSSLYRQLTVLLIIFLNYLPSGQCQNWAGKNFLIPYYSNPGERFGDAVLNHLTLKITSAYCLDSIKITYPDGNFEYLKITASKDNFHIINPAFFLDHPRPFRIRTHRSAILIESPKDIAVHAFARELNYSVLPLSFSDTLFAINHTSIWETSPGHTFKNRTDLIEIISTEDNNEITYREFNGTDFSTIRETIDKYESLIINNSIPTSLKHPNESVKATTLSQNIVSSTKPVVVFTTKAATKEYEIPDSCDYTFNSCRRLLESYYDQPNLIQQIPVSKWGKKYLTGQIRDRKDILDNDPYSCDEGTIIKSNLENHYDYLEIIGLQDDLVSITTIDSSWQVALAGLTDPSPFGTARIQLYGKNGGLISISSENSFQVNQFSFSGLIDSTFFSRKVSLSNNLCSYPKFSNYYFNIFPVSDFKSNYLNTLENTGSWTLDIKGSQGGNSSNGNFFKVLIDSNFKSGFLLNGKDISINWLDEGIDGYASGFLKVEQVKDAWIRNKNNIPFGLFSFNYQRDFESSIHNGGYYLDSEVSICEQCGSCNIQTIKNICLGDTAFFTSQVDVPYLPDEVNYLWDFGDGNISTSESPFHLYGDTGVYNVSLTVTDFSGCSLGSSFLLFVGNLTNKISFTDSICGITDVSVAPNTINSPDTLHRVYRSTNESPLPIPDVGISFDWDGTESETDSFLVSSINITQQYILPGTIDSICININHGEISDLHLILKSPDNLVYVLKEPNNFYLGPDFRNTCFSNIPRSTFAGSDAPFTGNFQTEFGDFPTGGIGSDITGEWKLLIGDKIATDIGELLNWSIYVSSANFVDYSWSNNTNLVSPPNGQGESVIRVSEQDTFLLTSTSLAGCSRVDTIAPFVGRNPVALSHQDTLLCNIYEDFDLNQLITDSLKLTNGVWTILNGNPANLSGSLFDNRGIPAGDYQFLYTQDIFCGKDSAVVNVTVTELPFLGQNAIDTLCDTENPLDLFPYLGNDVTSGGFWTNYDGVPEAAFAGNTGIVDPRKVNEGNYFFYYKVPVAGCPADSSNVNLQINHQPDAGSNGDTIICESGIPLTLLTVLNNNPETGGTWTDLDNSGGLDGQLFRGINTPNNPNEQTFTFDYTIKGKKACIDSSALATVRVIAAPELTFSADFPILCKDSAVTITATMVGNGPFDLEISDGNGNTYPALNELPVINSYQFSQPLSDITTFSVTRMIDNSSLRCPIVKPAAIEVGVFEPIVAKLIEEDCILNPDGISFLGFTPVIELSGGDGTNYKYDLFVDGNLVKSGAPAPSAVHRLDTLPNGVEYSYRFYDGSNCPDVEAVFNRRPRKYCECATFAGTMDINPLEFCEYETAVVPNVSNSFLEPEDTLYYILHDRAGIVLGERLDSNQFPSFDYFPALEFNKTYYISPIAGDRLGGGIDPIDTCVSVGDGTPIIFRPQPAVNFSSLGGDICEGDIFELGFEFTGNGPFRLQGTATNSKGTSVLDYSFLPDSGSLPLNPLENTVYRFTRLSDGNVNTCELNFDTPIAVNVFDLPRVSITDPDEINICEGSSTQINVAITGGTGPYRIEFLKNGTPFGNPVVTNNNSFQLNVFEGGLYQINAIRDEGANCGGLVLDGSVRVVVKKQPFANAGPSPIEVCGSFTQLDATPSFGKGAWRLPSDGSFTFSNNKQSKTFAFVPEPGEYQFIWEETNAPCPV; from the coding sequence ATGTCGTCATTATATAGACAATTAACGGTTCTCCTGATTATATTTTTAAATTATCTACCATCGGGCCAATGTCAAAATTGGGCAGGCAAAAACTTTTTAATACCCTATTACAGTAATCCTGGGGAAAGGTTTGGCGATGCCGTTTTGAATCATCTTACTTTAAAAATAACATCAGCATATTGCTTGGATTCTATCAAAATCACATATCCTGATGGAAACTTTGAATATTTAAAAATAACCGCTTCAAAAGATAATTTTCATATTATTAATCCGGCCTTCTTTTTAGATCATCCAAGACCGTTCAGGATTAGAACGCACCGATCAGCTATCTTAATTGAAAGCCCAAAGGACATAGCAGTTCATGCATTCGCTCGTGAACTAAACTATTCTGTTTTACCTCTTAGCTTTTCGGACACACTTTTCGCTATTAACCATACAAGTATTTGGGAGACATCCCCCGGCCACACCTTCAAAAATCGTACTGATCTTATTGAAATTATTTCAACTGAGGATAACAATGAAATTACCTATCGTGAATTTAATGGTACAGACTTCTCGACAATTAGGGAAACAATCGATAAGTATGAATCATTAATAATAAACAACAGTATTCCAACCTCCCTAAAACATCCAAATGAATCCGTTAAGGCTACAACCCTCAGCCAAAACATAGTTTCTTCCACGAAACCTGTTGTTGTATTCACCACTAAAGCTGCTACGAAAGAATATGAAATACCAGACAGTTGTGATTATACATTTAATAGTTGCAGAAGATTATTAGAGTCTTATTATGATCAACCCAACTTAATTCAACAAATACCGGTTTCTAAATGGGGTAAAAAATACCTAACTGGGCAAATCAGGGATCGAAAGGACATTTTAGATAATGACCCCTATTCTTGCGATGAAGGCACCATTATAAAATCTAACCTGGAAAATCATTATGATTATCTGGAAATTATTGGCTTACAAGATGACTTAGTAAGTATAACTACTATAGACAGTTCATGGCAAGTAGCGCTGGCAGGACTAACAGACCCAAGTCCCTTTGGTACTGCAAGAATTCAATTATATGGGAAAAACGGAGGCTTGATCTCCATTTCCTCTGAAAACAGTTTTCAAGTAAACCAATTTTCTTTCTCTGGTTTAATCGATTCCACTTTCTTTAGTAGGAAAGTAAGCCTTAGTAACAACCTATGCTCCTACCCAAAATTTTCGAATTATTACTTCAATATTTTCCCTGTATCAGATTTTAAAAGTAATTACTTAAACACCCTTGAAAATACAGGATCATGGACCCTAGACATAAAAGGAAGCCAAGGTGGTAACTCCTCCAATGGAAATTTCTTTAAAGTACTTATCGATTCAAATTTTAAAAGCGGTTTTTTACTTAATGGAAAGGACATCAGTATTAATTGGTTGGATGAGGGCATTGATGGATATGCTAGCGGATTTTTAAAGGTTGAACAAGTAAAAGATGCATGGATCCGAAATAAAAACAATATACCATTTGGATTATTTTCTTTCAATTATCAAAGAGATTTTGAATCCAGTATTCATAATGGGGGTTATTACCTAGATTCAGAAGTATCAATTTGTGAACAATGTGGAAGCTGTAATATTCAAACAATAAAAAATATTTGTTTAGGGGATACTGCCTTTTTTACTTCGCAAGTTGATGTTCCCTACCTACCTGATGAAGTGAATTACCTATGGGATTTTGGAGATGGCAATATTTCTACCTCAGAATCTCCCTTTCATCTTTATGGTGATACTGGGGTTTATAATGTTTCATTAACTGTAACTGATTTTTCTGGGTGTTCATTAGGCTCCAGCTTTCTCTTGTTCGTTGGAAATCTCACGAACAAAATAAGTTTTACTGACTCCATTTGTGGAATTACAGATGTTTCAGTTGCTCCTAATACCATTAATTCTCCAGATACCCTTCATAGGGTTTATCGAAGTACTAACGAATCACCTTTACCAATTCCTGATGTTGGGATTTCTTTTGATTGGGACGGAACTGAAAGTGAAACGGACTCATTTCTTGTTAGCTCTATAAATATTACCCAGCAATATATTCTTCCAGGTACTATTGACTCTATATGCATAAACATAAATCATGGCGAAATTTCAGATCTTCATTTGATTTTAAAGTCGCCTGATAACCTTGTATATGTTTTAAAGGAACCAAATAATTTTTATCTCGGACCAGATTTCCGGAACACCTGTTTCTCTAATATTCCTAGGTCCACATTTGCTGGCTCCGATGCTCCCTTTACAGGAAATTTTCAAACAGAATTTGGGGATTTCCCTACTGGAGGAATAGGTTCGGATATAACCGGAGAATGGAAATTATTAATTGGTGACAAAATAGCTACAGATATAGGCGAACTGCTCAACTGGTCCATCTACGTTTCTTCTGCCAACTTTGTAGATTACAGCTGGTCTAACAATACCAACCTGGTTAGCCCACCCAATGGTCAAGGCGAAAGCGTAATTCGTGTGAGTGAGCAAGACACTTTTTTACTCACCTCCACCTCCCTTGCAGGTTGTTCCCGAGTGGATACCATTGCCCCTTTTGTAGGTAGAAACCCCGTGGCACTCTCTCACCAAGACACCCTGCTTTGTAACATCTACGAAGACTTCGATTTAAATCAACTCATTACCGATTCGCTGAAGCTTACTAATGGCGTTTGGACCATCCTCAACGGTAACCCCGCTAATCTCTCAGGCTCTCTTTTCGACAACCGCGGGATTCCCGCTGGTGATTACCAGTTTCTATACACCCAAGATATTTTCTGTGGAAAAGACTCCGCGGTGGTGAATGTTACCGTGACCGAACTTCCATTTTTAGGGCAAAACGCTATCGATACACTTTGCGATACCGAAAATCCTCTGGATCTATTCCCGTACCTAGGAAATGATGTTACTTCAGGTGGATTCTGGACCAATTACGACGGAGTGCCAGAAGCGGCTTTTGCCGGCAATACCGGGATCGTTGATCCTAGAAAAGTGAACGAAGGCAATTACTTTTTCTACTATAAAGTTCCCGTTGCAGGTTGTCCAGCCGACTCCTCCAATGTCAACCTTCAAATCAACCACCAACCCGATGCAGGTTCCAATGGAGATACCATCATTTGTGAATCAGGGATTCCCCTTACCCTGCTCACGGTACTTAACAACAACCCAGAAACAGGTGGTACCTGGACCGATTTAGATAATTCAGGTGGTTTAGATGGGCAGCTCTTTAGAGGAATAAACACGCCCAACAACCCCAACGAACAGACTTTTACTTTCGACTATACCATAAAAGGTAAAAAAGCCTGTATCGATTCTTCGGCATTGGCTACCGTTCGTGTTATTGCCGCTCCAGAGCTTACCTTCTCAGCCGATTTCCCTATTCTTTGTAAAGATTCTGCTGTTACCATTACCGCTACTATGGTTGGAAACGGTCCTTTTGATCTTGAAATCTCCGATGGCAACGGAAATACCTATCCTGCGCTTAACGAGCTACCGGTAATTAACTCCTATCAATTCTCTCAGCCGCTTTCCGATATCACCACCTTTTCGGTAACTCGAATGATAGACAATAGCTCTCTGCGTTGTCCAATCGTAAAACCTGCAGCCATCGAAGTGGGCGTGTTTGAACCCATCGTAGCAAAACTCATCGAAGAAGACTGTATCCTCAATCCCGATGGAATCTCTTTCCTTGGGTTTACACCCGTTATTGAACTCTCTGGCGGAGACGGAACCAACTACAAGTACGATCTTTTTGTAGATGGAAACCTAGTTAAATCCGGCGCTCCAGCCCCAAGTGCTGTGCATAGGCTGGATACCCTTCCCAACGGAGTGGAATATTCCTATCGTTTTTACGACGGATCCAACTGTCCTGATGTAGAGGCTGTATTTAACCGTCGTCCAAGAAAATACTGTGAGTGTGCCACCTTTGCGGGAACCATGGACATAAATCCACTGGAGTTTTGTGAATACGAAACTGCGGTGGTGCCTAACGTATCCAATTCTTTCCTAGAACCTGAAGACACGCTCTATTACATCCTTCACGATAGAGCGGGGATTGTTTTAGGAGAACGTTTAGATTCTAACCAGTTTCCTTCCTTCGATTATTTCCCTGCGCTAGAGTTCAACAAGACCTATTACATTTCTCCTATTGCAGGAGATCGCCTAGGTGGCGGAATCGACCCCATTGACACCTGTGTATCGGTTGGAGATGGTACGCCGATTATCTTCCGTCCACAACCTGCCGTTAACTTTAGCAGTTTGGGTGGCGACATCTGCGAGGGGGACATCTTTGAACTTGGCTTTGAATTTACCGGTAACGGGCCCTTTAGACTGCAAGGAACCGCTACCAACTCCAAAGGGACTTCGGTGCTCGATTACAGCTTCTTGCCCGATTCGGGATCTTTGCCGCTGAACCCACTGGAAAATACCGTGTATCGCTTTACGAGACTATCCGATGGCAACGTCAATACCTGTGAGCTGAATTTCGATACCCCCATAGCCGTTAATGTATTCGATCTTCCACGCGTTTCAATTACCGATCCCGATGAAATTAACATCTGTGAAGGATCTTCTACTCAAATCAACGTAGCCATTACCGGTGGAACAGGACCTTATCGCATAGAGTTCCTTAAAAACGGTACTCCTTTTGGAAATCCCGTAGTGACCAACAACAACAGTTTCCAACTCAATGTATTCGAGGGAGGATTGTATCAAATCAACGCCATTCGTGATGAAGGCGCCAATTGTGGC